One region of Solea senegalensis isolate Sse05_10M linkage group LG14, IFAPA_SoseM_1, whole genome shotgun sequence genomic DNA includes:
- the jak3 gene encoding tyrosine-protein kinase JAK2 isoform X2 codes for MFNSDERLQVHFRVRFFFGNWFAQGPRATYRYSLTRDIISPVLDCSVIDYLFAQSRSDFIAGEAGVSPPLSTQEECLGLAVLDLWRMAKERHQSVRELCKTVSYKSCLPKSHRHDIQRRNRLDRYRIRNTLKHFLKKLGNCSVDECSLKLKYLTEMAGIEPSLGSETFKVDPSASHSKSAFGLIRVTGETGIQTSGGCQSDSSMEWQTFCDFQEIIDISIKRVSHEQVPHDSRMVTITRKDDRCLEAKFQDLKEALSFVSLVDGYFRLTTDSSHYLWQDIAPPSILDIIKNHCHGPITSEFAVNKLKKSGYKGGTFLVRQSPKTYDNFFLTVCVQTPLGLDYKDCLIIKNEHYSLPGIHKSFSSLREMTSYYQHTKLLLADVPVKLGHCCPPRPKELTNLIIVRSSNSVESQGSPTPERNKFSHIQFNIIKYEDLKWDISLGQGSFTRIFKGYKTDIHKGEKQVTEVLLKELDVAHKNSWESFFEAASLMSQISHKHLLLVYGISVHGVKNIMVQEFVKYGALDLYLKRGRSVSVSWKLDVAKQLASALSFLEEKNIFHGNICAKNLLLAREGDPLQGSSPFIKLSDPGISVAMLGEDVILDRIPWVAPEVLEDPDNPTLECDKWSFGATVWEIFNNGNAPLRGWDLKLKRQFYEAFQQLPPSQWTELAELISQCMSYQPAFRPSCRSIIRQLNSLITSDYVILHATEPVTQSPVWRALGPQHDQTLFEERHLRYISPLGKGNFGSVELCRYDPLGDNTGELVAVKKLLPNKQSTQEDFQKEINTLSVLHCEYIVKYRGVCYSMGRLSMSLVMEYLPYGSLIGYMESNQHNVNTRRMLLFASQICKGMEYLQTLRYVHRDLAARNILVASETLVKITDFGLTKIIPFDKEYYKIMQPGESPIYWYAPESISESKFSHKSDVWSFGVVLHELFSYCNNARNPKRLCMQEIGHNVQGASISLHLTNILKNDWRLPAPPHCPPKVNNMMMQCWAYDFNERPCFYSLGNQIEAMMQDDRESPKG; via the exons ATGTTCAACTCAGATGAAAGGTTACAAGTTCATTTCAGAGTCAG attTTTCTTTGGAAACTGGTTTGCACAAGGACCAAGAGCCACATACCGCTACAGTCTGACCAGAGACATAATCAGTCCAGTGCTTGACTGCAGTGTCATTGATTATCTTTTTGCTCAG TCTAGAAGTGACTTCATTGCTGGTGAGGCAGGAGTTTCTCCACCTTTAAGCACTCAAGAAGAATGCCTCGGCCTTGCAGTACTGGACTTGTGGAGAATGGCCAAAGAGCGACATCAGAGTGTCAGAGAGCTCTGCAAAACTGTCAG CTACAAATCATGTCTGCCGAAGTCACATCGCCATGACATCCAGAGACGAAACCGCCTGGATCGTTATCGAATCCGAAACACCCTCAAGCATTTCTTGAAAAAGCTTGGAAACTGCTCTGTGGACGAGTGCAGCTTGAAACTCAAGTACCTGACTGAAATGGCAGGGATCGAGCCCTCTCTGGGAAGCGAAACCTTCAAAGTGGATCCTTCGGCCTCCCATTCAAAGTCAGCTTTCGGTCTCATTCGAGTGACTGGAGAAACTGGAATTCAAACCAGTGGAGGTTGTCAGTCTGATAGTTCCATG GAGTGGCAGACCTTCTGTGATTTCCAGGAAATCATTGACATCAGTATAAAGAGGGTTTCTCATGAGCAAGTTCCCCATGACAGCAGGATGGTGACAATAACCCGCAAAGATGACAGATGTCTG GAAGCCAAGTTCCAGGATCTAAAAGaagcactttcatttgtgtcacttgTTGATGGTTACTTCAGGCTGACTACAGATTCCAGCCACTACCTCTGGCAAGACATTGCTCCCCCAAGTATTCTGGACATTATAAAAAACCATTGCCATGGCCCAATCAC ATCCGAGTTTGCCGTCAACAAATTGAAAAAATCTGGATATAAAGGTGGTACATTCCTCGTTCGGCAGAGTCCAAAGACCTATGACAACTTcttcctcactgtgtgtgttcag ACACCACTCGGACTTGACTATAAAGACTGCCTCATTATTAAGAATGAGCACTACAGTCTTCCGGGAATCCACAAGTCATTTTCCAGCTTGAGAGAGATGACCAGCTATTACCAACACACAAAGTTGCTGCTGGCTGATGTGCCCGTCAAGTTGGGCCACTGCTGTCCTCCCCGACCCAAAG AGCTCACAAATCTCATCATCGTACGAAGCAGCAACTCAGTAGAAAGCCAGGGCTCGCCAACACCTGAAAGGAACAAATTCAGTCATATCCAGTTCAACATTATTAAATACGAAGACCTGAAATGG GACATCAGCCTCGGACAGGGATCCTTCACACGTATTTTTAAAGGCTACAAAACAGACATTCACAAGGGTGAAAAACAAGTGACAGAAGTCCTACTGAAAGAGCTTGATGTTGCTCACAAGAACTCCTGGGAG tcATTCTTTGAAGCTGCCAGCTTGATGAGTCAgatttcacacaaacatctccTCCTTGTTTATGGCATCAGTGTTCACGGTGTAAAAA ACATCATGGTGCAGGAGTTTGTCAAGTACGGGGCTCTTGACCTCTACTTAAAGAGAGGGAGATCTGTGTCAGTGAGCTGGAAACTCGATGTTGCCAAACAGCTGGCATCTGCACTCAGCTTTCTG gaagagaaaaacatttttcatggaAATATATGTGCCAAAAACCTGCTGCTGGCCAGAGAAGGTGACCCATTGCAGGGCAGCTCTCCTTTCATCAAGCTGAGTGACCCAGGGATCAGTGTGGCCATGCTGGGAGAGGATG TTATACTGGACAGAATCCCCTGGGTGGCCCCTGAGGTCCTGGAGGACCCAGACAACCCTACACTGGAGTGTGATAAGTGGAGCTTTGGTGCCACTGTGTGGGAGATCTTCAACAATGGAAACGCTCCACTGCGAGGCTGGGACCTAAAACTG AAGAGGCAGTTTTATGAGGCATTCCAGCAGCTGCCTCCTTCACAGTGGACAGAGCTGGCTGAACTGATCAGTCAGTGTATGTCCTACCAGCCAGCCTTCAGACCTTCCTGTCGCAGTATCATCCGCCAACTCAACAGTCTGATCACTTCAG ACTATGTAATTCTGCATGCCACTGAGCCTGTCACACAGAGCCCAGTGTGGAGAGCCCTCGGCCCTCAACACGACCAGACGTTGTTTGAGGAAAGACACCTGCGCTACATCTCCCCTCTGGGAAAA gggaACTTTGGCAGTGTTGAACTTTGCCGCTATGACCCATTGGGGGATAACACCGGGGAACTGGTTGCTGTGAAGAAGCTACTGCCCAACAAGCAGTCGACCCAGGAGGACTTCCAGAAAGAGATCAACACCCTTAGTGTTTTGCACTGCGAATACATTGTCAAATACAGAGGAGTCTGCTACAGTATGG GTCGTCTCAGTATGAGCTTGGTGATGGAGTACTTGCCCTACGGCAGCCTGATTGGCTACATGGAGAGTAACCAACATAATGTTAACACCAGGCGGATGCTGCTCTTTGCTTCTCAGATCTGTAag ggGATGGAGTACCTGCAGACTCTACGCTATGTACACAGAGACCTTGCAGCAAGAAATATCCTTGTGGCCAGTGAGACACTggtgaaaatcactgattttggactGACTAAAATCATTCCTTTTGACAAGGAGTACTACAAAATCATGCAGCCTGGCGAGAGCCCCATCTACTG GTACGCCCCAGAGTCCATCAGTGAGTCCAAATTCTCCCACAAATCAGATGTCTGGAGTTTTGGAGTGGTACTTCATGAACTCTTCTCCTACTGCAACAATGCCCGCAACCCAAAAAGA CTGTGCATGCAGGAGATCGGACACAATGTGCAGGGTGCATCCATTTCACTGCATTTGACAAATATTCTAAAGAATGACTGGAGGCTGCCAGCTCCTCCACATTGCCCACCCAAG
- the jak3 gene encoding tyrosine-protein kinase JAK2 isoform X1: MDLSEEESAPLVIRDRGGSQRSSSSTGSSLQVHLYYFSTTKEATTIHISCGQISAENVCIQAGKKCGILPVYLSLFGLVSSDFSFWYPPSHMFNSDERLQVHFRVRFFFGNWFAQGPRATYRYSLTRDIISPVLDCSVIDYLFAQSRSDFIAGEAGVSPPLSTQEECLGLAVLDLWRMAKERHQSVRELCKTVSYKSCLPKSHRHDIQRRNRLDRYRIRNTLKHFLKKLGNCSVDECSLKLKYLTEMAGIEPSLGSETFKVDPSASHSKSAFGLIRVTGETGIQTSGGCQSDSSMEWQTFCDFQEIIDISIKRVSHEQVPHDSRMVTITRKDDRCLEAKFQDLKEALSFVSLVDGYFRLTTDSSHYLWQDIAPPSILDIIKNHCHGPITSEFAVNKLKKSGYKGGTFLVRQSPKTYDNFFLTVCVQTPLGLDYKDCLIIKNEHYSLPGIHKSFSSLREMTSYYQHTKLLLADVPVKLGHCCPPRPKELTNLIIVRSSNSVESQGSPTPERNKFSHIQFNIIKYEDLKWDISLGQGSFTRIFKGYKTDIHKGEKQVTEVLLKELDVAHKNSWESFFEAASLMSQISHKHLLLVYGISVHGVKNIMVQEFVKYGALDLYLKRGRSVSVSWKLDVAKQLASALSFLEEKNIFHGNICAKNLLLAREGDPLQGSSPFIKLSDPGISVAMLGEDVILDRIPWVAPEVLEDPDNPTLECDKWSFGATVWEIFNNGNAPLRGWDLKLKRQFYEAFQQLPPSQWTELAELISQCMSYQPAFRPSCRSIIRQLNSLITSDYVILHATEPVTQSPVWRALGPQHDQTLFEERHLRYISPLGKGNFGSVELCRYDPLGDNTGELVAVKKLLPNKQSTQEDFQKEINTLSVLHCEYIVKYRGVCYSMGRLSMSLVMEYLPYGSLIGYMESNQHNVNTRRMLLFASQICKGMEYLQTLRYVHRDLAARNILVASETLVKITDFGLTKIIPFDKEYYKIMQPGESPIYWYAPESISESKFSHKSDVWSFGVVLHELFSYCNNARNPKRLCMQEIGHNVQGASISLHLTNILKNDWRLPAPPHCPPKVNNMMMQCWAYDFNERPCFYSLGNQIEAMMQDDRESPKG; this comes from the exons ATGGATCTCAGTGAGGAGGAGTCAGCCCCTCTGGTgatcagagacagaggaggcagCCAGAGGTCCAGTTCAAGTACTGGTTCCAGTTTACAAGTCCACCTCTACTACTTCTCCACCACAAAGGAAGCAACAACAATACACATTTCATGTGGACAAATCTCAGCTGAAAATGTCTGCATTcaagcaggaaaaaaatgtG GAATCTTACCAGTGTACCTGAGTCTTTTTGGATTGGTGTCTTCTGATTTCTCATTTTGGTATCCTCCATCACACATGTTCAACTCAGATGAAAGGTTACAAGTTCATTTCAGAGTCAG attTTTCTTTGGAAACTGGTTTGCACAAGGACCAAGAGCCACATACCGCTACAGTCTGACCAGAGACATAATCAGTCCAGTGCTTGACTGCAGTGTCATTGATTATCTTTTTGCTCAG TCTAGAAGTGACTTCATTGCTGGTGAGGCAGGAGTTTCTCCACCTTTAAGCACTCAAGAAGAATGCCTCGGCCTTGCAGTACTGGACTTGTGGAGAATGGCCAAAGAGCGACATCAGAGTGTCAGAGAGCTCTGCAAAACTGTCAG CTACAAATCATGTCTGCCGAAGTCACATCGCCATGACATCCAGAGACGAAACCGCCTGGATCGTTATCGAATCCGAAACACCCTCAAGCATTTCTTGAAAAAGCTTGGAAACTGCTCTGTGGACGAGTGCAGCTTGAAACTCAAGTACCTGACTGAAATGGCAGGGATCGAGCCCTCTCTGGGAAGCGAAACCTTCAAAGTGGATCCTTCGGCCTCCCATTCAAAGTCAGCTTTCGGTCTCATTCGAGTGACTGGAGAAACTGGAATTCAAACCAGTGGAGGTTGTCAGTCTGATAGTTCCATG GAGTGGCAGACCTTCTGTGATTTCCAGGAAATCATTGACATCAGTATAAAGAGGGTTTCTCATGAGCAAGTTCCCCATGACAGCAGGATGGTGACAATAACCCGCAAAGATGACAGATGTCTG GAAGCCAAGTTCCAGGATCTAAAAGaagcactttcatttgtgtcacttgTTGATGGTTACTTCAGGCTGACTACAGATTCCAGCCACTACCTCTGGCAAGACATTGCTCCCCCAAGTATTCTGGACATTATAAAAAACCATTGCCATGGCCCAATCAC ATCCGAGTTTGCCGTCAACAAATTGAAAAAATCTGGATATAAAGGTGGTACATTCCTCGTTCGGCAGAGTCCAAAGACCTATGACAACTTcttcctcactgtgtgtgttcag ACACCACTCGGACTTGACTATAAAGACTGCCTCATTATTAAGAATGAGCACTACAGTCTTCCGGGAATCCACAAGTCATTTTCCAGCTTGAGAGAGATGACCAGCTATTACCAACACACAAAGTTGCTGCTGGCTGATGTGCCCGTCAAGTTGGGCCACTGCTGTCCTCCCCGACCCAAAG AGCTCACAAATCTCATCATCGTACGAAGCAGCAACTCAGTAGAAAGCCAGGGCTCGCCAACACCTGAAAGGAACAAATTCAGTCATATCCAGTTCAACATTATTAAATACGAAGACCTGAAATGG GACATCAGCCTCGGACAGGGATCCTTCACACGTATTTTTAAAGGCTACAAAACAGACATTCACAAGGGTGAAAAACAAGTGACAGAAGTCCTACTGAAAGAGCTTGATGTTGCTCACAAGAACTCCTGGGAG tcATTCTTTGAAGCTGCCAGCTTGATGAGTCAgatttcacacaaacatctccTCCTTGTTTATGGCATCAGTGTTCACGGTGTAAAAA ACATCATGGTGCAGGAGTTTGTCAAGTACGGGGCTCTTGACCTCTACTTAAAGAGAGGGAGATCTGTGTCAGTGAGCTGGAAACTCGATGTTGCCAAACAGCTGGCATCTGCACTCAGCTTTCTG gaagagaaaaacatttttcatggaAATATATGTGCCAAAAACCTGCTGCTGGCCAGAGAAGGTGACCCATTGCAGGGCAGCTCTCCTTTCATCAAGCTGAGTGACCCAGGGATCAGTGTGGCCATGCTGGGAGAGGATG TTATACTGGACAGAATCCCCTGGGTGGCCCCTGAGGTCCTGGAGGACCCAGACAACCCTACACTGGAGTGTGATAAGTGGAGCTTTGGTGCCACTGTGTGGGAGATCTTCAACAATGGAAACGCTCCACTGCGAGGCTGGGACCTAAAACTG AAGAGGCAGTTTTATGAGGCATTCCAGCAGCTGCCTCCTTCACAGTGGACAGAGCTGGCTGAACTGATCAGTCAGTGTATGTCCTACCAGCCAGCCTTCAGACCTTCCTGTCGCAGTATCATCCGCCAACTCAACAGTCTGATCACTTCAG ACTATGTAATTCTGCATGCCACTGAGCCTGTCACACAGAGCCCAGTGTGGAGAGCCCTCGGCCCTCAACACGACCAGACGTTGTTTGAGGAAAGACACCTGCGCTACATCTCCCCTCTGGGAAAA gggaACTTTGGCAGTGTTGAACTTTGCCGCTATGACCCATTGGGGGATAACACCGGGGAACTGGTTGCTGTGAAGAAGCTACTGCCCAACAAGCAGTCGACCCAGGAGGACTTCCAGAAAGAGATCAACACCCTTAGTGTTTTGCACTGCGAATACATTGTCAAATACAGAGGAGTCTGCTACAGTATGG GTCGTCTCAGTATGAGCTTGGTGATGGAGTACTTGCCCTACGGCAGCCTGATTGGCTACATGGAGAGTAACCAACATAATGTTAACACCAGGCGGATGCTGCTCTTTGCTTCTCAGATCTGTAag ggGATGGAGTACCTGCAGACTCTACGCTATGTACACAGAGACCTTGCAGCAAGAAATATCCTTGTGGCCAGTGAGACACTggtgaaaatcactgattttggactGACTAAAATCATTCCTTTTGACAAGGAGTACTACAAAATCATGCAGCCTGGCGAGAGCCCCATCTACTG GTACGCCCCAGAGTCCATCAGTGAGTCCAAATTCTCCCACAAATCAGATGTCTGGAGTTTTGGAGTGGTACTTCATGAACTCTTCTCCTACTGCAACAATGCCCGCAACCCAAAAAGA CTGTGCATGCAGGAGATCGGACACAATGTGCAGGGTGCATCCATTTCACTGCATTTGACAAATATTCTAAAGAATGACTGGAGGCTGCCAGCTCCTCCACATTGCCCACCCAAG